In the genome of Anabrus simplex isolate iqAnaSimp1 chromosome 6, ASM4041472v1, whole genome shotgun sequence, one region contains:
- the LOC137501171 gene encoding eukaryotic translation initiation factor 5-like, which produces MGSVNVNRNVSDAFYRYKMPRLLAKVEGKGNGIKTVIVNMVDVAKAIGRPATYPTKYFGCELGAQTQFDFKNDRFIVNGSHDASKLQDLLDGFIRKFVLCPGCDNPETVLTVSQKKQTISQSCKACGYHGPLEFNHKLNTFILKNPPNLNPAAQDSSLTEGKRGKRSKKTNGETNGDVRTSDDGEHGQETADNDGGSHDDEDDCGWSVDVSEEAVRARLQDLTDGAKGMTITDDLEKSERERCDLMFEFVKARRDQGTLDSSYKELLAEAERLEIKSKVPLVLAELLFDQNIHTQVRKYRVLFLRFTHEDHKAQKYLIGGIEQVIALHKDALLPKVPALFKLFYDTDILEEKVILEWADKISKKYVSRELSQEIHQKAEPFIKWLREAEEEESDSDDEDEQDDLEIEYSDRMSRTSPLKEQPVVKHEEEEGEDDLDIDAI; this is translated from the coding sequence ATGGGGAGCGTGAACGTGAACCGCAATGTCAGCGATGCTTTCTATCGTTACAAAATGCCCAGGCTTCTTGCCAAAGTTGAGGGCAAGGGCAATGGGATTAAGACAGTAATCGTCAACATGGTGGACGTTGCAAAAGCTATTGGGCGCCCTGCTACATATCCCACAAAGTATTTTGGCTGCGAGTTGGGTGCTCAGACCCAGTTCGATTTCAAGAACGACCGCTTCATTGTGAATGGCTCCCATGATGCCTCCAAGCTTCAGGACCTACTGGATGGCTTCATCCGTAAATTCGTGCTTTGCCCTGGGTGTGACAACCCTGAGACTGTCCTGACAGTCAGCCAAAAGAAGCAGACCATCAGCCAATCCTGCAAAGCTTGTGGCTACCACGGACCACTTGAGTTCAACCATAAGCTGAACACATTCATCCTAAAGAATCCTCCCAATCTGAATCCAGCTGCTCAAGATTCATCTCTGACTGAAGGAAAGCGCGGGAAACGCTCCAAGAAAACTAATGGTGAAACTAACGGAGATGTTCGTACGTCCGATGATGGCGAACATGGACAAGAAACTGCCGACAATGATGGTGGCTCTCACGATGATGAAGACGATTGTGGCTGGTCAGTGGATGTGTCGGAAGAAGCTGTGCGTGCACGTCTACAAGACCTGACAGACGGAGCCAAGGGTATGACCATCACGGACGATCTTGAGAAGTCGGAGAGAGAACGTTGTGATTTGATGTTCGAGTTTGTCAAGGCTCGTCGTGACCAGGGAACTTTAGATTCATCTTATAAGGAACTCTTAGCAGAAGCTGAGCGCCTTGAGATCAAGTCTAAAGTTCCCCTGGTTCTCGCAGAGTTGCTCTTCGATCAAAATATCCACACACAGGTAAGAAAGTACCGTGTGCTGTTCCTTCGTTTCACACATGAAGATCACAAGGCTCAGAAATACCTTATTGGTGGAATTGAGCAAGTTATTGCCCTGCACAAGGATGCCTTGCTGCCCAAAGTTCCTGCTCTTTTCAAACTATTCTATGACACTGACATTCTGGAAGAGAAGGTGATCCTCGAGTGGGCTGATAAGATCAGCAAAAAGTATGTGAGCCGTGAGCTTAGCCAGGAGATCCACCAGAAGGCTGAACCTTTCATCAAGTGGCTGCGAGAGGCAGAAGAAGAGGAGAGCGATAGTGACGATGAGGATGAGCAAGACGATCTAGAGATTGAGTACAGTGATCGTATGAGCAGAACCTCCCCACTGAAGGAGCAACCCGTGGTGAAGCACGAAGAGGAGGAAGGGGAAGACGACCTGGACATCGATGCTATCTAA